A genomic window from Lotus japonicus ecotype B-129 chromosome 1, LjGifu_v1.2 includes:
- the LOC130734410 gene encoding transcriptional corepressor SEUSS-like: MVPPGPPTPIGGAQSSFPQMVSQRTQFNNMNNMLGNMSNVTSMLNQSFPNGIPNSGLSGPGSSQRGGIDNRAEQDPLSSVGNGMSFGNPSSPFVQSNMVSPGSSGQGQGQGQGQGQQFSNASGNQLLAEQQHAQQLEARNFQHSQQQSMQDFSTLNAQQQQQQQHFQSVRGGMGGIGPVKLEPQVNNDKFGQQQQLPSFRNLASVKLEPQQLQAMRGLAPVKMEPQHSDQQFLHQQQQQQQLLQMSRQSSQAAAAQMNLLQQQRLLQIQQHQQQLLKAMPQQRSQLQQQLQQQNMPIMSPAKPTYEPGMCARRLTHYMYQQQHRPEDNNIDFWRKFVTEYFAPNARKKWCVSMYGSGRQTTGVFPQDVWHCEICNRKPGRGFEATAEVLPRLFKIKYESGTLEELLYVDMPREYHNSSGQIVLDYAKAIQESVFEQLRVVRDGQLRIVFSPDLKICSWEFCARRHEELIPRKLLIPQVSQLGAVAQKYQALTQNETSNLSVPDLQNNCNMFVGSARQLAKALEVPLVNDLGYTKRYVRCLQISEVVNSMKDLIDYSRETETGPMDSLAKFPRRTSGSSRLHSQAQQSEDQMQQQSQPQQQQQHMVAHTSNGDQNTMQTASLQMTSNNGVACVNNTVNSASSSTATSTIVGLLHQNSMNSRQQNSMNVTSPYGVSSVQITSPGSSSTMPQAQPNPSLQSSTPSASNNNPQTSHPALTPANHIGTANSPANISLQQQQTSLSGEADPGDAQSSVQKIIHEMMMSSQMNVTAGMAGRGSLGNDMKNVNGILPASNGMVANGAMNSNSGVGVGVGGYGTMGLGPSGMANGVRQAMGNNSVMNGRIGMASIARDQAINHHQDLSSQLLSGLGAVNGFSNLQFDWKPSP, translated from the exons ATGGTGCCACCGGGGCCACCCACTCCGATTGGTGGTGCCCAGTCTTCCTTCCCGCAGATGGTTTCGCAGAGAACTCAGTTCAACAACATGAACAACATGCTAGGCAACATGTCCAATGTTACTTCCATGTTGAACCAGTCTTTCCCGAATGGAATTCCGAATTCCGGGCTCTCTGGTCCGGGAAGTAGCCAGCGTGGTGGTATTGATAATAGGGCTGAGCAGGATCCGTTGTCCAGTGTTGGCAACGGGATGAGCTTTGGCAACCCTTCGTCGCCGTTTGTGCAGTCCAATATGGTGAGCCCTGGTTCATCTGGTCAAGGTCAGGGTCAGGGTCAGGGTCAGGGTCAGCAATTTTCAAATGCTTCTGGTAATCAGCTGTTGGCGGAACAACAACATGCCCAACAACTTGAAGCTCGAAATTTCCAACATAGTCAGCAGCAGTCAATGCAAGATTTTTCCACTCTGAACGCgcagcagcaacaacagcagCAGCATTTTCAATCAGTTCGAGGAGGGATGGGTGGTATTGGACCGGTGAAGTTGGAGCCCCAGGTAAACAATGATAAGTTTGGGCAGCAGCAGCAGTTGCCATCATTTAGAAATCTTGCTTCAGTTAAATTGGAACCGCAACAACTTCAGGCAATGAGAGGGCTGGCTCCTGTTAAAATGGAACCCCAGCATTCTGATCAGCAATTTTTGCATcaacaacagcagcagcagcaacttCTCCAGATGTCAAGGCAATCCTCTCAGGCAGCTGCTGCACAGATGAATCTTTTGCAGCAACAGAGACTTTTGCAAATTCAACAACACCAGCAACAACTTTTAAAGGCAATGCCTCAACAACGGTCGCAGTTACAACAGCAGCTTCAACAGCAGAATATGCCGATAATGTCTCCTGCGAAACCAACATATGAACCTGGGATGTGTGCTAGGCGACTGACGCATTACATGTATCAGCAACAACATAGACCTGAA GATAACAACATCGATTTCTGGAGGAAATTTGTTACTGAGTATTTTGCTCCCAATGCCAGAAAGAAGTGGTGTGTTTCTATGTATGGAAGTGGAAGACAAACAACTGGAGTTTTCCCTCAG GATGTATGGCACTGTGAGATATGTAATCGCAAACCTGGACGTGGGTTTG AAGCAACTGCTGAGGTTCTTCCCAGGCTTTTCAAAATAAAGTATGAAAGTGGTACTTTAGAAGAGCTACTTTATGTTGACATGCCTCGTGAATATCATAATTCCTCCGGCCAGATTGTCCTAGATTATGCAAAAGCAATACAAGAAAGTGTTTTTGAGCAACTTCGTGTTGTTCGTGATGGTCAACTTCGAATAGTTTTCTCTCCAGACCTGAAG ATATGCTCTTGGGAATTTTGTGCAAGGCGCCATGAAGAGCTCATCCCTAGAAAATTATTAATACCTCAG GTTAGTCAGCTTGGAGCAGTTGCTCAAAAGTACCAGGCATTAACTCAAAATGAAACCTCCAATTTATCCGTTCCAGACTTACAAAATAATTGCAACAT GTTTGTTGGATCAGCCCGTCAATTGGCAAAAGCTTTAGAAGTTCCATTGGTTAATGATTTAGGATATACGAAGAGATACGTACGGTGCCTACAG ATATCAGAAGTGGTAAATAGCATGAAAGACCTAATAGATTATAGTAGAGAAACAGAGACTGGACCTATGG ACAGCTTGGCTAAATTCCCTCGGAGAACTAGTGGTTCATCTCGACTACATAGTCAGGCACAACAGTCTGAAGATCAAATGCAGCAGCAATCACAGCcccagcagcagcaacagcatATGGTGGCCCATACCTCAAATGGTGATCAAAACACTATGCAGACTGCTTCCCTGCAAATGACTTCTAACAATGGTGTTGCTTGTGTAAATAACACTGTCAATTCAGCATCTTCATCAACTGCCACGAGCACCATTGTTGGACTTCTCCACCAGAACTCTATGAACTCTAGACAGCAAAACTCTATGAATGTGACCAGCCCGTATGGAGTTAGTTCTGTTCAGATCACATCTCCAGGTTCCTCTAGTACGATGCCACAAGCACAACCAAACCCATCCCTTCAATCTTCAACACCGTCCGCATCTAACAACAACCCTCAAACATCTCACCCCGCCTTAACACCCGCAAATCACATTGGTACAGCAAACTCACCAGCTAACATTTCCTTGCAACAACAGCAGACATCTCTTTCAGGGGAAGCTGACCCTGGCGATGCTCAGAGCTCAGTCCAAAAGATCATTCATGAGATGATGATGTCCTCCCAGATGAATGTCACAGCAGGAATGGCAGGTAGGGGCTCTCTTGGAAATGACATGAAGAATGTAAATGGGATTCTACCAGCGAGTAATGGCATGGTTGCTAATGGGGCTATGAACAGTAATTCTGGTGTTGGTGTTGGAGTTGGTGGTTATGGCACAATGGGTCTTGGTCCATCTGGTATGGCCAATGGAGTGAGACAAGCAATGGGCAATAATTCAGTTATGAATGGAAGGATAGGAATGGCATCTATTGCCAGGGACCAAGCTATAAATCATCATCAGGATTTGTCAAGCCAACTACTTAGTGGGCTAGGAGCAGTTAATGGTTTTAGTAATCTTCAATTTGATTGGAAACCATCTCCATGA